In a genomic window of Salvelinus fontinalis isolate EN_2023a chromosome 7, ASM2944872v1, whole genome shotgun sequence:
- the LOC129859677 gene encoding retinol dehydrogenase 7-like, which translates to MFLYLLGLVVFYYLYRWFREIPRVPEKGDKYVYITGCDSGFGNLLAKHLDELGFSVIASCFTEKGEEDLRKACSGRFTTLHLDVKKNESVDKAAALIKDKVGARGLWAVVNNAGVAMPSAPCDWLTIDDYKSMLDVNLNGVIAVTLSVLPLIKKARGRVVNVASVFGRISPGGGPYTVSKYGVEAFNDSLRRNMVPFGVKVLCIEPGFFKTTMTNWIVLGKNFKQLWEKMPQEVRDDYGHDYLDKVDVRMREKLDKMSDADLMKVVSCMEHAVSAVRPRTRYSPGWDAKLFWIPMSYMPTGFVDWLLLRKAIIPAKAVY; encoded by the exons ATGTTTCTTTACCTCCTTGGACTGGTGGTGTTTTACTACCTGTACCGCTGGTTCCGGGAGATCCCCAGAGTCCCAGAAAAAGGAGACAAATATGTCTACATCACGGGGTGTGACTCTGGTTTCGGTAACCTTTTGGCCAAACATCTGGACGAGCTGGGTTTCTCTGTGATCGCATCCTGCTTcacagagaagggagaggaagatCTGAGGAAGGCCTGTTCAGGCAGATTCACTACCCTCCACCTGGATGTCAAAAAGAACGAGAGTGTCGACAAAGCAGCTGCTTTGATTAAAGACAAAGTTGGGGCTAGGG GCCTGTGGGCTGTGGTGAACAATGCAGGCGTGGCCATGCCCTCAGCCCCCTGTGATTGGCTGACCATTGATGACTACAAGTCCATGCTGGACGTGAACCTGAACGGGGTCATCGCAGTCACCCTGAGTGTGCTGCCCCTCATCAAGAAGGCCAGGGGTCGCGTGGTCAACGTAGCCAGTGTGTTCGGCAGGATCAGTCCAGGTGGAGGACCTTACACCGTGTCTAAGTATGGAGTGGAGGCCTTCAATGACAGTCTCAG GAGAAACATGGTACCTTTCGGAGTCAAAGTCCTCTGCATTGAGCCAGGCTTTTTCAAGACCACCATGACCAACTGGATAGTCCTGGGGAAAAACTTCAAGCAGCTGTGGGAGAAGATGCCACAAGAAGTCAGAGATGATTATGGACATGATTATTTGGACAAGG TGGACGTGAGGATGAGGGAGAAGCTTGACAAGATGTCCGACGCTGACCTGATGAAGGTGGTGAGCTGTATGGAGCACGCTGTCTCTGCAGTCCGTCCTCGCACCCGTTACTCGCCAGGGTGGGACGCCAAGCTCTTCTGGATCCCTATGTCCTACATGCCAACCGGGTTCGTCGACTGGCTACTGCTCAGGAAAGCCATCATTCCAGCCAAGGCTGTCTACTAA